A single Cellulomonas sp. SLBN-39 DNA region contains:
- a CDS encoding glycosyltransferase 87 family protein, translating to MHAWLTWLGAVLLAEQSFGDVDLYREWVRDGLRLGWWPVVDEAWVYPAAALLPMLVPAVVGTDAYLPYALAWCALVAALNAVAVAALLRRRHGETAVLWWMTFLLLLGPAAIGRLDAVVAPLSVLALLGALRRPRVAAALVTLGAWVKVSPGAAIVPLALAARRPWRDVVAPAAAVCVVVVGSVAALGGLPRVTSFVAEQGQRGLQIESVAATPWLVVGLWSDAVRRYLNKPLVTFEIAGPGTQTTADALGALLVVGFAAAAALLWWCRRRDGARFWSDDALRLDLVLRGALLMALVLIVLNKVGSPQFMTWLAPPVAVALAHGLPRWGRVAAAVAGAAFVTQVAYPWFYADVVRGGTVVTLLLAARNVALLALLVATVVRLLRPAAGEEDSPADGRTARLPWPPRRGAGPGAPSGAVGGEPPEQVRA from the coding sequence GTGCACGCCTGGCTGACCTGGCTGGGCGCGGTCCTGCTCGCCGAGCAGTCGTTCGGCGACGTCGACCTGTACCGCGAGTGGGTGCGCGACGGGCTGCGCCTGGGGTGGTGGCCGGTCGTCGACGAGGCGTGGGTGTACCCGGCGGCGGCGCTGCTGCCGATGCTGGTGCCCGCGGTCGTCGGCACGGACGCCTACCTGCCGTACGCCCTGGCCTGGTGCGCGCTGGTCGCCGCGCTCAACGCGGTGGCCGTCGCGGCGCTGCTGCGGCGCCGGCACGGCGAGACGGCGGTGCTGTGGTGGATGACGTTCCTGCTGCTGCTCGGCCCCGCGGCGATCGGCCGGCTCGACGCGGTCGTGGCACCGCTGAGCGTGCTCGCGCTGCTCGGCGCCCTGCGCCGCCCCCGCGTCGCCGCCGCCCTCGTCACGCTCGGGGCGTGGGTCAAGGTCTCCCCCGGCGCCGCGATCGTGCCGCTGGCGCTGGCCGCCCGCCGGCCGTGGCGCGACGTCGTGGCGCCCGCCGCCGCGGTGTGCGTGGTCGTCGTCGGGTCGGTCGCCGCGCTGGGCGGGCTGCCGCGCGTCACGTCGTTCGTCGCGGAGCAGGGCCAGCGGGGGCTGCAGATCGAGTCCGTGGCCGCGACCCCGTGGCTCGTCGTGGGTCTGTGGTCCGACGCGGTGCGCCGCTACCTCAACAAGCCGCTCGTGACGTTCGAGATCGCCGGCCCCGGCACCCAGACCACGGCCGACGCGCTGGGCGCGCTGCTCGTCGTCGGGTTCGCGGCCGCCGCGGCGCTGCTGTGGTGGTGCCGGCGCCGCGACGGGGCACGGTTCTGGTCCGACGACGCGCTGCGCCTCGACCTGGTGCTGCGCGGCGCGCTCCTCATGGCCCTGGTGCTGATCGTGCTGAACAAGGTCGGCAGCCCACAGTTCATGACGTGGCTCGCACCGCCCGTCGCGGTCGCTCTCGCGCACGGGCTGCCCCGGTGGGGTCGGGTGGCCGCCGCCGTGGCCGGCGCGGCGTTCGTCACGCAGGTCGCCTACCCGTGGTTCTACGCCGACGTGGTGCGCGGCGGGACCGTGGTCACGCTGCTGCTCGCGGCACGCAACGTCGCGCTCCTGGCGCTCCTCGTCGCGACCGTGGTCCGGCTGCTGCGGCCCGCCGCCGGCGAGGAGGACTCCCCCGCCGACGGCCGGACCGCGCGCCTGCCCTGGCCCCCGCGCCGGGGCGCCGGGCCAGGGGCCCCGTCAGGCGCCGTGGGCGGCGAGCCACCCGAGCAGGTACGCGCGTGA
- a CDS encoding glycosyltransferase has product MATTFDRLILEPRRTDDGRSRPQTRRAPDHEAVQSPSTTLLMLLAAAGVVVYAVFLLNPGNRGDWLPYTLVIVAECVLVAHALLSMWTTLSSGWNPRDFAFHHAQERLYDLTEIIRDGAEDRPWDWQMYLEDRPVAVDVFITTYGEDVGTIRRTVEAALRMQGRHTTYVLDDGRSDEVRELAAELGARYVRRLSGGGAKAGNINHALTLAKGDCFLVLDADFVPRPEMLHETVPFFVRDDVAFVQTPQTYGNYDTVISRGAGYMQSVFYRFVQPGRNRFNAAFCVGTNVVFSRRAIDSVGGIHTDSKSEDVWTSLLLHEAGWRTVYIPMTLAVGDTPETVEAYTKQQLRWATGGFEILLTHNPLSRRRNLTMDQRIQYLVTATHYLTGIAPLLLLMVPALEIYFDLSPMNLSITPATWALYYAGFYVMQILLAFYTLGSFRWEVLLLASVSFPIYTRALVNAFLKRDQAWHVTGRKGAYRSPFAFMVPQVLVFQFLLLTTVVGLWKDLSGANATLALAWNATNTAILGVFVVIAWREGRRARAQLRAERRARHAVAPAAPATTPATPALTGGAA; this is encoded by the coding sequence GTGGCGACCACCTTCGACAGGCTCATCCTCGAGCCCCGACGCACCGACGACGGCCGCTCGCGGCCGCAGACCCGGCGTGCACCGGACCACGAGGCGGTCCAGAGCCCGTCGACGACCCTCCTCATGCTGCTCGCCGCAGCGGGGGTCGTGGTCTACGCGGTCTTCCTGCTCAACCCCGGCAACCGCGGCGACTGGCTCCCGTACACGCTGGTCATCGTCGCCGAGTGCGTCCTGGTGGCCCACGCGCTGCTGTCGATGTGGACGACGCTGTCGAGCGGGTGGAACCCCCGCGACTTCGCGTTCCACCACGCGCAGGAGCGCCTCTACGACCTCACGGAGATCATCCGCGACGGCGCCGAGGACCGGCCGTGGGACTGGCAGATGTACCTCGAGGACCGCCCCGTCGCGGTCGACGTGTTCATCACCACCTACGGCGAGGACGTCGGCACGATCCGCCGCACGGTCGAGGCCGCGCTGCGGATGCAGGGCCGCCACACGACCTACGTGCTGGACGACGGCCGCTCCGACGAGGTGCGCGAGCTCGCGGCCGAGCTGGGCGCCCGCTACGTGCGGCGCCTGTCCGGCGGCGGCGCCAAGGCCGGCAACATCAACCACGCGCTCACGCTCGCCAAGGGCGACTGCTTCCTCGTGCTCGACGCGGACTTCGTGCCGCGCCCCGAGATGCTGCACGAGACGGTGCCGTTCTTCGTCCGCGACGACGTCGCCTTCGTGCAGACGCCGCAGACGTACGGCAACTACGACACGGTGATCTCCCGCGGCGCGGGCTACATGCAGTCGGTGTTCTACCGGTTCGTGCAGCCGGGCCGGAACCGGTTCAACGCCGCGTTCTGCGTGGGCACGAACGTCGTGTTCAGCCGCCGCGCCATCGACTCGGTCGGCGGCATCCACACCGACTCCAAGTCGGAGGACGTGTGGACCTCGCTGCTGCTGCACGAGGCCGGCTGGCGCACGGTCTACATCCCCATGACCCTCGCGGTCGGCGACACCCCCGAGACGGTCGAGGCCTACACCAAGCAGCAGCTGCGCTGGGCGACCGGCGGGTTCGAGATCCTGCTGACGCACAACCCGCTCTCGCGCCGGCGCAACCTCACGATGGACCAGCGCATCCAGTACCTGGTCACCGCGACGCACTACCTCACGGGCATCGCGCCCCTGCTGCTGCTCATGGTCCCGGCGCTGGAGATCTACTTCGACCTGTCGCCCATGAACCTGTCGATCACCCCGGCGACGTGGGCGCTGTACTACGCGGGCTTCTACGTCATGCAGATCCTGCTCGCGTTCTACACGCTCGGGTCGTTCCGCTGGGAGGTCCTCCTGCTGGCGTCCGTCTCGTTCCCCATCTACACCCGGGCCCTGGTCAACGCGTTCCTCAAGCGCGACCAGGCCTGGCACGTGACGGGCCGCAAGGGCGCCTACCGCTCGCCGTTCGCGTTCATGGTGCCGCAGGTGCTGGTCTTCCAGTTCCTGCTCCTGACCACGGTCGTCGGGCTGTGGAAGGACCTGTCCGGCGCCAACGCGACGCTCGCGCTCGCCTGGAACGCCACCAACACCGCCATCCTCGGGGTCTTCGTCGTGATCGCCTGGCGCGAGGGCCGTCGTGCCCGCGCCCAGCTGCGCGCCGAGCGCCGCGCGCGCCACGCCGTCGCCCCGGCCGCCCCCGCCACGACCCCCGCCACGCCCGCACTCACCGGAGGTGCCGCATGA
- a CDS encoding glycosyl hydrolase: MTAGRRTPVLVAAVLVVVLVVALLVVRPWDRGGAADGAAGQASRGDVPGPVDATVPQVDTEALTSGVTQADDADVDPVRLADGLVPPSNRWYSGLVFGDEPQPVYPLPLSFALTASGFTVGLPDPVTNDAVIAGPHVPALTVDAGASAAQVVSADPVAVGVGLLDADGATLGTVHLAGGSPFVSFTADADVELAAGAAFTGDGPAPTAEVAGTTWALAAPDGALDGDRLTLAAGQTAAWYALPDDASPDAAQALADAAGDPVVAVDVAYGVDDDVARTSLTYRTAGDGPGAHVLMPHHTAGTQPERDGCGLGTYRSVYGTLELCAGTTLDAYAPTLTPTGTLDLAGIDDARRDAVLEQLETDVAGTGAFASDTYFGAKHLYRAATLVVLGEELGADDVVADLRARVADALREWAQPDGCDERDARCFVYDAQARSVIGRTVAFGSEQLNDHHFHYGYLLSAAGLIGADDPDLVEDVRPVMDLLVQDVAAAVATDELPQLRTFDPYAGHAWASGTSPFADGNNQESSSEAVTAWNGVGLWAAASGQDDLLVQATWLASTEAASSRAYWTAPDLSDPVYDGFGHQVLSLNWGGKRDWATWFSPEPSAMLGILLIPMAPVADYLAVDVDPTVITAAADEAAPDGPDVMFGDYVLMYRALAGPEAAAAAWDDALTLPDTSVDDGSSRAYLLGWLAAHGA; this comes from the coding sequence GTGACGGCGGGCCGTCGCACGCCCGTCCTCGTGGCCGCCGTCCTCGTGGTCGTCCTCGTCGTCGCCCTCCTCGTCGTGCGCCCCTGGGACCGCGGGGGAGCGGCCGACGGGGCCGCCGGGCAGGCGTCGCGGGGCGACGTCCCCGGCCCGGTCGACGCGACCGTCCCGCAGGTCGACACCGAGGCGCTGACCTCCGGCGTCACGCAGGCCGACGACGCGGACGTCGACCCGGTGCGCCTCGCGGACGGGCTCGTCCCGCCCTCGAACCGCTGGTACTCCGGGCTGGTGTTCGGCGACGAGCCGCAGCCGGTGTACCCGCTGCCGCTGTCGTTCGCCCTGACCGCGAGCGGCTTCACCGTCGGGCTGCCCGACCCGGTGACGAACGACGCCGTCATCGCGGGGCCGCACGTGCCGGCGCTGACGGTGGACGCGGGCGCGTCCGCCGCGCAGGTCGTCAGCGCCGACCCCGTCGCCGTGGGCGTCGGGCTGCTCGACGCCGACGGGGCCACGCTCGGCACCGTGCACCTGGCGGGCGGCTCGCCGTTCGTCTCGTTCACCGCGGACGCCGACGTGGAGCTCGCCGCCGGCGCCGCGTTCACCGGCGACGGCCCGGCGCCGACCGCCGAGGTCGCCGGGACCACCTGGGCGCTGGCCGCACCCGACGGAGCCCTCGACGGCGACCGCCTCACGCTCGCCGCGGGCCAGACCGCCGCCTGGTACGCCCTGCCCGACGACGCCTCGCCCGACGCCGCGCAGGCGCTGGCCGACGCCGCGGGCGACCCGGTCGTCGCCGTCGACGTCGCCTACGGCGTGGACGACGACGTGGCGCGCACCAGCCTGACCTACCGCACCGCCGGCGACGGGCCGGGCGCGCACGTGCTCATGCCGCACCACACCGCGGGCACCCAGCCCGAGCGCGACGGCTGCGGGCTCGGCACCTACCGGAGCGTCTACGGCACGCTCGAGCTGTGCGCCGGCACCACCCTCGACGCCTACGCGCCGACGCTGACGCCCACCGGCACCCTCGACCTGGCCGGGATCGACGACGCACGCCGGGACGCCGTCCTGGAGCAGCTCGAGACCGACGTCGCGGGCACCGGGGCGTTCGCGTCCGACACCTACTTCGGCGCCAAGCACCTGTACCGGGCGGCGACGCTCGTGGTCCTCGGCGAGGAGCTCGGGGCCGACGACGTGGTCGCCGACCTGCGCGCACGGGTCGCGGACGCGCTGCGCGAGTGGGCCCAGCCCGACGGCTGCGACGAGCGCGACGCCCGCTGCTTCGTCTACGACGCGCAGGCCCGGTCCGTGATCGGCCGGACCGTGGCGTTCGGCTCCGAGCAGCTCAACGACCACCACTTCCACTACGGCTACCTGCTGTCCGCGGCCGGGCTGATCGGCGCCGACGACCCCGACCTCGTCGAGGACGTCCGGCCCGTGATGGACCTGCTCGTGCAGGACGTCGCCGCGGCCGTCGCCACCGACGAGCTGCCGCAGCTGCGCACGTTCGACCCGTACGCCGGCCACGCGTGGGCGTCGGGCACGTCGCCGTTCGCGGACGGCAACAACCAGGAGTCGTCGTCGGAGGCCGTGACCGCGTGGAACGGCGTGGGCCTGTGGGCGGCGGCGTCCGGTCAGGACGACCTGCTCGTGCAGGCCACGTGGCTGGCGTCGACCGAGGCGGCGTCGTCGCGCGCCTACTGGACCGCGCCCGACCTGAGCGACCCCGTGTACGACGGGTTCGGGCACCAGGTGCTCTCGCTCAACTGGGGCGGCAAGCGCGACTGGGCCACGTGGTTCAGCCCGGAGCCGTCGGCGATGCTCGGGATCCTGCTCATCCCGATGGCGCCGGTCGCGGACTACCTGGCCGTCGACGTCGACCCCACGGTCATCACGGCGGCGGCCGACGAGGCCGCGCCCGACGGGCCCGACGTGATGTTCGGGGACTACGTGCTGATGTACCGGGCGCTCGCCGGGCCCGAGGCGGCCGCGGCGGCGTGGGACGACGCGCTCACGCTGCCCGACACGTCCGTCGACGACGGCAGCTCACGCGCGTACCTGCTCGGGTGGCTCGCCGCCCACGGCGCCTGA
- a CDS encoding HlyD family efflux transporter periplasmic adaptor subunit, which yields MTWASRVRLVLGMLVVLAVAALATFHLNDTRGIATSDSAQILGQTYAVGTPYAGLVADQLVEDGDEVAEGDALFVVDSSALTYDLENGLVSDAPEFTEVDAEGRLVVLASGDGTVTTVDATRGTFVQAATTLATVQREDSLYVQAEYTLSATQYARVPEGAPVTLTLPDQSTITGTVEEISVETVAGQAQAVVRVASDGLADGDRDGLVSAGTPVVAALHLENDGVVTTVADTVRSYVAGVVG from the coding sequence ATGACCTGGGCCAGCCGCGTCCGACTCGTCCTGGGCATGCTCGTCGTGCTCGCCGTCGCCGCACTCGCGACGTTCCACCTCAACGACACCCGCGGCATCGCCACGAGCGACTCCGCGCAGATCCTCGGCCAGACCTACGCCGTCGGCACCCCGTACGCGGGGCTGGTCGCCGACCAGCTCGTCGAGGACGGCGACGAGGTCGCCGAGGGCGACGCGCTGTTCGTCGTCGACTCCTCCGCGCTGACGTACGACCTCGAGAACGGGCTCGTCTCCGACGCGCCGGAGTTCACCGAGGTCGACGCCGAGGGTCGCCTCGTCGTGCTCGCCAGCGGCGACGGCACGGTGACGACGGTCGACGCCACGCGCGGCACCTTCGTGCAGGCCGCGACGACGCTCGCGACCGTGCAGCGCGAGGACTCCCTGTACGTGCAGGCCGAGTACACGCTCAGCGCCACCCAGTACGCCCGCGTGCCCGAGGGGGCCCCGGTCACGCTGACGCTGCCCGACCAGAGCACCATCACCGGCACGGTCGAGGAGATCTCCGTCGAGACCGTCGCCGGCCAGGCCCAGGCCGTGGTCCGCGTGGCCTCGGACGGCCTCGCCGACGGCGACCGCGACGGCCTCGTGTCCGCCGGCACCCCGGTGGTGGCCGCGCTGCACCTCGAGAACGACGGGGTGGTCACGACCGTCGCCGACACGGTCCGCAGCTACGTCGCCGGGGTGGTCGGGTGA